Part of the Sphaerochaeta associata genome is shown below.
GCCCAGCCCGAGTATACCTGCTGCGCCTTTCCGCTGAAGTCGAGCAGCTGGCTTTTTGCCTGTGTTCGATCCTCGCTCTTGCCGATGAGCCTGTCCTCGAAGAAGATGAGCGTATCGCAGCAGAGCACCGGCAGGGTATAGGCCGGATGCTCCTTGCGGTACGCTTCCAGTTTTCGCCTGGCAAGCATGGCCACCACCTCTGCAGGATGGGAGAGCTCGAAAGACTCATCACTGTGGGTGGGGCAGGTGGTGACTTCAATTCCCAACTCCTGCAGAAGAGCCCTGCGTGCCACCGACTGGCTGGCAAGGATGAGACGGGGAAGCATGTACGCTAAATCAGGCAAGTTCGTCCTCCAATTCCTCGATTTCCATCGTCAAGGAGAGCCAAGCCTCTTCCTGCTGCTCCATCGTCGTGTGCAGTTGCTCCTTTTTCTGGACCAAGGCGGTTATCTTTTCG
Proteins encoded:
- a CDS encoding Maf family protein, which gives rise to MPDLAYMLPRLILASQSVARRALLQELGIEVTTCPTHSDESFELSHPAEVVAMLARRKLEAYRKEHPAYTLPVLCCDTLIFFEDRLIGKSEDRTQAKSQLLDFSGKAQQVYSGWALWYGNKIFCDADKALVWFKQLDEQDVETYLDTREWEGAAGSYRIQGLGKQLIDHIEGDRGTVIGLPVEQIQRILGEKA